The stretch of DNA ACCACGGCGTTGCTTTCAAGTTACTCACCGCACATCCACTTGGCAAGCTTTTCCATCCCACCAGGGGGTGACAAATGGCACTATCTCAGGAGAAGCATCTTGCGCGTCAGCACGGATGCTCCCGAGCGAAGCTGATAGACATAGACGCCAGAGGCTACTACCTGCCCTCCGTCGTCTTTTCCATCCCAGCTCAGGTTGAAGCGCCCCGGTTGATGCAATGCCGATGCGAGCGTCCGGACATGACGGCCCA from Candidatus Eisenbacteria bacterium encodes:
- a CDS encoding FlgD immunoglobulin-like domain containing protein translates to GRHVRTLASALHQPGRFNLSWDGKDDGGQVVASGVYVYQLRSGASVLTRKMLLLR